From the Pseudomonas lalucatii genome, the window CGCTCATCTCCAGCAGCAGGCGCAGCTCGGAGACATCGCTGAGTGCGCGATTGGCTGCACGATAGGCCGGCTGGGACAACAGGTACTGATTGTCCTCGGCGCCGAAGCCACCGTGCGGCTCCTGGTCGGCATCCAGCCAGTCGAGCAAGCGCTCGGCGTAGGGCTTGTCGATCTGCAGGCCGCGCAACAGGCGACGAAACTGTGCCAGGGCCGCCTCGTTGGCCTGCCCCTTGCGCACCAGACTGTTGAGATTGAAGCGCCCGGTCGGATCGATGATGCTTACCTGCAGCTCGCCACCCTCGTCCAGGGCGAACGGGGCCATGGGCTGGGCCCAGGCTTCGCCGAGATGATCCACCGGCGCCCGCGGATTGCCCTGCTGCAGGTCGCGACGCAGCAGCGCCTGGGCCAGGGTCTCGCCCCCCAGGGCGTAGTGCCAGGCCTGGCGCACATGCAGCTGATTGGCGCTGCTGCGAATGGCCAGCTGCTGGCGGGCGATCAGCCCGGCACAGACCACGGTCACCACCGCCACCACCAGCAGCATGGTAATCAGCGCCACGCCGCGCTGGGCCGTCATTGGCTGGCCTCCTTCTGCACGTCGGGCGCCTCTTCCGCCGCCCCGTCCTGGCTTGGCGGTGCCTGGCGCTGCGGCAACACGTCCGGCAGGCGCAGCAGGCGCCGCAGCTCGCCATAGCGCCGGTGCTCGAGCACCAGTTCGACCGCCCGCGGCAGCGCCGCGAGAGCCTCCTCGCCACGGCCTTCCGCCGGCGGCCAGCTGTCGCGCCAGCCGCCGTCGCCGTGCAGGTAACGGAGCTGCAGGCGCGTCACGCCGTGCAGCGCTTGCTGCACCTGGGCCTGACTGTCCTGGGCCTGATCCAGCACGTTCCAGTACCTGCGCTGCCACTGCTCGCCGCTCAGCTGCCAACGCACCCGCTGCACACCGGCACGCGCACGTCCCAGGGGATTGCGCCAACCGGCGCGACTCAGCTCCACCGCCACACCGCCGAGGTCCTCGCCGAGCAGGGCCGGTCGCGCCTCACCGAAGGGGTCGCGTGCCGGCCGCGCGATCACCTGCAGCAGGTCGCGCTCGAACGCGGCCATGGCCCGCACCAGCTCACGCAATTGCAACTCATGGGCCCGGGTCGTGCTGTCGGTCTGCAGCACGCTGTCGAGCATGCGGTAGGTGGCGAGCGCGAGCAGGGCGAAGATCGCGATGGCGATCAGCAGCTCGAGCAGGGTGAAACCTTGCGTCCGCCTCATCGCGCCGCCCCGAGAAAACCGCTGAGGCTGACCAGGGCCCGCTCGCGCAGATCGGCGCTGGCGCGCCGCTGGGCAAGCGGCGCCACCCACAGGGTGACCCGGCGCATGCTCGGCTCGCTGGTCGGCCGGACCTCGCTCTGCCACTGCCAGCGACGCCCGGCAAACTGCAGCTCACCCGCGTCGCGCCCATCGGCGACCGGCTCGTCGGCCAGCTGCAGCTCGGTCAGGCGGTTGTCGGCGATCCACATCGCCAGGGTCTTGTCCTCGAGCCGCGAGGCGGTCTGCAGGCTGCGGCTACTGGCGCTCAGCACGCTGGCCGCGACCAGCGCGAAGATGGCCAGGGCGACCAGGACTTCGAGCAGGGTGAAACCCGCCGAGCGCCTCATCTGGAACGCCCCTTGGCGCCATCCAGTTCCACCCGGGGCAACTGAAAGCCATCGCTCGACAGCCACAGGCTCAGGCCGTCCCGGCGGCGCTCGCGCAGCTGCAGGCGAAACGGGCTGAGCTCGCCGCTGGAGAGCATCAGCAGTTGCGGGGTGGGGCTCGCCTGGCGCCCCTGCTCGGCGACCGGTTGCGGCAAGCGCAGCGCCTCGCCCTCGAGTTCGACACTCAGCTCGGCCCAGGACGGCAGGTCATGCGGCTTGCCCGGCAGCGGCTGCCAACGGCGCAGGGCCGGATCGTAGCGCAGCACCTGGTAGGCACCGGCCGTCAGATGCACGCCATACTCACGGTTGTCCAGCACGGCCTCCTCCGCCAGCACACCGATCAGCCCGGCCAGGCGCTCGGCCTCGCCATGCAGCTCCCGCCCCGGTCCGGCGACGCCGCTACCGAGCACCGCCAGCGCGATCAATACGCCGAGGATCACCAGCACCACCAGCAACTCGACCAGGGTGAAACCGCGCGCCGCGCCGCGCCTGGCGCAGCACAGGGGCACGGCAGCGCGGCCGGCCGACATGGCTCAGCGGCGCCTCATCAGAGATCCCAGTTGCCGATGTCGGCATCCAGGTCGCTGCCGCCCTGCTTGCCGTCGCGCCCCAGGGAATAGAGATCGAAGGCCCCCTTGGTACCTGGCGCCAGGTACTGATAGACGTTGCCCCAGGGATCGACCGGCAGGCGCTTGAGGTAGCCATCCTTGCTCCAGTTCTTCGCCGGCGGGTTGCCGGAAGGCTTCTGCACCAGGGCCTCGAGCCCCTGCTGGGTGCTCGGGTAGCTGTGGTTGTCCAGCTTGTACATGTCCAGCGCGGCGCCGATGGCGCGGATATCGTTCTGTGCCGCGGTGACCTTGGCCTGGTCCGGCCGGCTCATCACCTGCGGCACCACCAGGGCGGCGAGAATCCCGAGGATCACCACCACCACCATGATTTCGATCAGCGTAAAACCTGCCTGACGCTTGTTCACCTGCTTACCCCACCAACTGATTGAGAGAGAGAATCGGCAGCAGGATGGCCAAGACTATGACCAGCACCACCGCCCCCATGAAGACCAGCATGAACGGCTCGAACAACCCGACCAGCAGCGCCACCTGGGCCCCCAGATCGCTCTCCTGATTGCGCGCCGTGCGCGCGAGCATCTGGTCCAGCTCGCCGGAGCGCTCGCCGCTGGCGATCATATGCAGCATCATCGGTGGGAACTGCCCGCTCGCCTCCAGCGCCCGCGTCAGGCTGCCGCCCTCGCGGACCTTCTGCGCCGCCACCACCACCTGGGCACGGATCACCCGGTTGGCGATCACCTCGGCGCCGATCGCCAGGGCCTCCACCAGGGGCACGCCGCTGCGGGTGAGGATCGCCAGGGTCGAGGCGAAGCGGGCGCAGTCGGTGGCGCGGATCAACCGCCCGAACAATGGCAGGCGCAGCAGCAGGGCATGCCAGCGCAGCTTCACCGCCTCGTCGCGCAGCGCCCAGCGCAAGGCGAAGAAGCCCAGCGCCAGCAGGATCAGCACCAGCCAGGCCCAGCCCTTGACCCAGTCGCTCAGGGCGATCAGGCCGCGGGTCAGGGCCGGCAGGGTCTGCCCGGAATCGACGAATACCCGCACCACATCCGGCACCACGTAGCCGAGCAGGAAGCCGACGATCAACAGCGAGGCACACATCAGGATCAACGGATAGAGCAGCGCCAGCTGGATCTTCTGCCGCGACTGCTGGCGCTGCTCGGTGTAGTCGGCCAGTTGCTCGAGCACCGGGCCGAGGTGGCCGGCGTGCTCGCCGGCCGCCACCGTGGCGCGGTACAGCTCGGGGAAGGCCGCGGGAAATTCCTTCAGGCTGTCGGCCAGGCCGTGGCCCTCCAGCACCCGGGCGCGCACCGCCAGCAGCATGCCCTGGATCCGCGGCGCACTGGCCTGGGCCGCGGCGGCGCGC encodes:
- the gspG gene encoding type II secretion system major pseudopilin GspG; translated protein: MNKRQAGFTLIEIMVVVVILGILAALVVPQVMSRPDQAKVTAAQNDIRAIGAALDMYKLDNHSYPSTQQGLEALVQKPSGNPPAKNWSKDGYLKRLPVDPWGNVYQYLAPGTKGAFDLYSLGRDGKQGGSDLDADIGNWDL
- the gspK gene encoding type II secretion system minor pseudopilin GspK, which translates into the protein MTAQRGVALITMLLVVAVVTVVCAGLIARQQLAIRSSANQLHVRQAWHYALGGETLAQALLRRDLQQGNPRAPVDHLGEAWAQPMAPFALDEGGELQVSIIDPTGRFNLNSLVRKGQANEAALAQFRRLLRGLQIDKPYAERLLDWLDADQEPHGGFGAEDNQYLLSQPAYRAANRALSDVSELRLLLEMSEADYRRLLPFVSALPADATLNVNTASAPVLASLADGLPLATAEALVAARGRQGYADVASFTAQLPGLQVQSQGLAVGSQYFQVVSEVSVGDRRQSLRSTVQRASDGRVYVLARDLGQGGMPPVPVEEVEP
- the gspJ gene encoding type II secretion system minor pseudopilin GspJ, which gives rise to MRRTQGFTLLELLIAIAIFALLALATYRMLDSVLQTDSTTRAHELQLRELVRAMAAFERDLLQVIARPARDPFGEARPALLGEDLGGVAVELSRAGWRNPLGRARAGVQRVRWQLSGEQWQRRYWNVLDQAQDSQAQVQQALHGVTRLQLRYLHGDGGWRDSWPPAEGRGEEALAALPRAVELVLEHRRYGELRRLLRLPDVLPQRQAPPSQDGAAEEAPDVQKEASQ
- the gspI gene encoding type II secretion system minor pseudopilin GspI — encoded protein: MRRSAGFTLLEVLVALAIFALVAASVLSASSRSLQTASRLEDKTLAMWIADNRLTELQLADEPVADGRDAGELQFAGRRWQWQSEVRPTSEPSMRRVTLWVAPLAQRRASADLRERALVSLSGFLGAAR
- the xcpS gene encoding type II secretion system inner membrane protein GspF produces the protein MAAFEYLALDRKGRQQKGVLEADSARQVRQLLRERQLAPLEVTATRTREQAGGGHFSFVRGLSARDLALLTRQLATLIQAALPVEEALRAAAAQASAPRIQGMLLAVRARVLEGHGLADSLKEFPAAFPELYRATVAAGEHAGHLGPVLEQLADYTEQRQQSRQKIQLALLYPLILMCASLLIVGFLLGYVVPDVVRVFVDSGQTLPALTRGLIALSDWVKGWAWLVLILLALGFFALRWALRDEAVKLRWHALLLRLPLFGRLIRATDCARFASTLAILTRSGVPLVEALAIGAEVIANRVIRAQVVVAAQKVREGGSLTRALEASGQFPPMMLHMIASGERSGELDQMLARTARNQESDLGAQVALLVGLFEPFMLVFMGAVVLVIVLAILLPILSLNQLVG
- the gspH gene encoding type II secretion system minor pseudopilin GspH, yielding MSAGRAAVPLCCARRGAARGFTLVELLVVLVILGVLIALAVLGSGVAGPGRELHGEAERLAGLIGVLAEEAVLDNREYGVHLTAGAYQVLRYDPALRRWQPLPGKPHDLPSWAELSVELEGEALRLPQPVAEQGRQASPTPQLLMLSSGELSPFRLQLRERRRDGLSLWLSSDGFQLPRVELDGAKGRSR